A single genomic interval of Halorubrum aethiopicum harbors:
- the cdd gene encoding cytidine deaminase — MDLIEAARDALADAHVPYSEYRVGAALRTADGTVYTGCNIENANYSNSLHAEEVALAEAVKNGHREFDRLAVASGVRDGVTPCGMCRQSLAEFADEDLPVVCDEGDGETSEYTLGELLPNTISQGTLDDARNR; from the coding sequence ATGGACCTGATCGAGGCCGCCCGCGACGCCCTCGCCGACGCCCACGTCCCGTACTCCGAGTACCGCGTCGGGGCGGCGCTCCGCACCGCCGACGGCACCGTCTACACCGGCTGTAACATCGAGAACGCCAACTACTCCAACAGCCTCCACGCCGAGGAGGTGGCGCTCGCGGAGGCGGTGAAGAACGGCCACCGGGAGTTCGACCGGCTCGCCGTCGCCTCGGGCGTCCGCGACGGCGTCACGCCCTGCGGGATGTGCCGACAGAGCCTCGCCGAGTTCGCGGACGAGGACCTCCCCGTGGTCTGTGACGAGGGCGACGGCGAGACGAGCGAGTACACCCTCGGCGAGCTGCTCCCGAACACGATAAGCCAGGGGACGCTCGACGACGCGCGGAACCGCTGA
- a CDS encoding ABC transporter permease: MSDAESSGVRAVADRIADRMLAASVLERIAIAVVSTTLAFVIGAGIVAVAGYDAGEFVYSLVYGAVGSLSNVAFMLRQSTMLILTGVAVAVAFRAGVFNIGVQGQFVVGGFAATLTILFLAPLLPAGVAVGVVLMALAAVAAVVAGGAYAALPGVMKAYAGANEVITTIMLNFIASGVVYFLLDAYLRPPSAAAPNTEQFPAYVDLPGFAFGSPSFSVIGLAIALLTVVAVYVLMARTGFGYDLVTSGYQEPAAKYSGVDPNRMVVSTMTISGMVAGLAGALFAVMVLGYYSDPNTFPTFGFDAIAVSLLAANNPLGVVPAGLLFGGLDAGGQYIGFTLDVPSELVDGVIGLIVLFVAAPELFRTAGRYTSLGGDGE; the protein is encoded by the coding sequence GTGAGCGACGCCGAGTCGTCCGGCGTCCGGGCGGTCGCCGACCGCATCGCCGACCGTATGCTCGCGGCGTCCGTCCTCGAACGTATCGCCATCGCGGTCGTCTCGACCACGCTCGCGTTCGTCATCGGCGCGGGCATCGTCGCCGTCGCGGGATACGACGCCGGCGAGTTCGTCTACTCGCTCGTCTACGGGGCGGTCGGGAGCCTCTCGAACGTCGCGTTCATGCTCCGGCAGTCGACCATGCTCATCCTGACCGGCGTCGCCGTCGCCGTCGCGTTCCGCGCCGGCGTGTTCAACATCGGCGTCCAGGGCCAGTTCGTCGTCGGCGGGTTCGCCGCGACCCTGACGATCCTGTTTCTGGCACCGCTGCTCCCGGCCGGCGTCGCCGTCGGCGTCGTTCTGATGGCGCTAGCCGCCGTGGCCGCCGTGGTCGCCGGCGGCGCGTACGCGGCGCTCCCCGGCGTGATGAAGGCGTACGCGGGCGCGAACGAGGTCATCACGACCATCATGTTGAACTTCATCGCCTCCGGCGTGGTCTACTTCCTGTTGGACGCATACCTCCGCCCGCCGAGCGCGGCGGCCCCGAACACCGAGCAGTTCCCGGCGTACGTGGACCTCCCCGGCTTCGCGTTCGGCAGCCCGTCGTTCTCGGTCATCGGGTTGGCCATCGCGCTGTTGACGGTCGTCGCGGTCTACGTGTTGATGGCTCGAACCGGGTTCGGCTACGACCTGGTCACGAGCGGATATCAGGAGCCCGCCGCGAAGTACTCCGGCGTCGATCCGAACCGGATGGTCGTCAGCACCATGACCATCTCCGGGATGGTCGCCGGCCTCGCCGGCGCGCTGTTCGCGGTGATGGTCCTCGGCTACTACAGCGACCCCAACACCTTCCCCACGTTCGGATTCGACGCCATCGCGGTGAGCCTCCTCGCAGCGAACAATCCGCTCGGGGTCGTCCCCGCCGGCCTGCTGTTCGGGGGACTCGACGCCGGCGGCCAGTACATCGGCTTCACGCTGGACGTGCCGAGCGAGCTGGTCGACGGGGTCATCGGTCTCATCGTCCTGTTCGTCGCGGCGCCGGAGCTGTTTCGCACGGCCGGCCGGTACACCAGCCTCGGAGGTGACGGCGAATGA
- a CDS encoding BMP family lipoprotein, producing the protein MVDTNTRERSEADTTGETSDGVPRRRDVLRTGAGLVGVAGLAGCLTDDGGSGSGSDSDSGSDSDSDSDSDSDSDSDSGSGSDTNSESDSGGSDGSGGTTNVAIVSSPAGFGDQAFNDLALQGLESAAEEYDIEIQQVEETNQSNYQTVQSQLAESGDPDYDLIVLVSYNHTQALQTNAEEYPDQNWMLINASVDQPNVAGYTWANHEMSFQAGVLAATMTTRELSHEGNTLTPDDKVIGFVGGVDGSLINAFERAYRAGAQWVDDEMEVRVGYIGNYTDTQTANNIATSQYDAGADIVYHAAAAAGQGVFQAAQDANRFAVGVDADQSVTLPDYSDVIMGSAVKYINEGTYEVAEAVVQDNWSAVQGANVLGLEEDAVKVVLGDTVGDQLPDVVTQNLEESKQGIIDGDITVPCSAGGC; encoded by the coding sequence ATGGTCGATACGAATACACGCGAAAGGTCTGAGGCCGACACGACGGGCGAGACGAGCGACGGGGTTCCGCGGCGACGGGACGTCCTGAGGACGGGGGCGGGGCTCGTCGGCGTGGCCGGGCTGGCTGGATGTTTGACCGACGACGGGGGCTCCGGATCCGGGTCGGATTCTGATTCCGGGTCCGATTCCGACTCTGACTCGGATTCCGACTCTGACTCGGATTCCGACTCCGGCTCGGGATCCGATACGAACTCCGAATCCGACTCGGGAGGGTCGGACGGCTCCGGTGGGACGACCAACGTCGCCATCGTCTCCAGTCCGGCCGGGTTCGGCGATCAGGCGTTCAACGACCTGGCGCTCCAGGGCCTGGAGTCGGCCGCCGAGGAGTACGATATCGAGATACAGCAGGTCGAGGAGACCAACCAGTCGAACTATCAGACCGTCCAGTCGCAGCTGGCCGAGAGCGGCGACCCGGACTACGACCTCATCGTCCTCGTCAGCTACAACCACACGCAGGCGCTCCAGACGAACGCCGAGGAGTACCCCGATCAGAACTGGATGCTGATCAACGCCTCCGTCGATCAGCCGAACGTCGCGGGGTACACGTGGGCGAACCACGAGATGTCCTTCCAGGCGGGCGTCCTGGCGGCGACGATGACCACGCGCGAACTCTCCCACGAGGGGAACACGCTCACTCCCGACGACAAGGTGATCGGCTTCGTCGGCGGCGTCGACGGGTCGCTCATCAACGCCTTCGAGCGGGCCTACCGAGCGGGCGCACAGTGGGTCGACGACGAGATGGAGGTCCGGGTCGGGTACATCGGCAACTACACCGACACCCAGACGGCCAACAACATCGCCACGTCGCAGTACGACGCGGGCGCGGACATCGTCTACCACGCCGCCGCCGCGGCCGGGCAGGGCGTCTTCCAGGCCGCACAGGACGCGAACCGCTTCGCCGTCGGGGTCGACGCGGACCAGTCCGTGACGCTCCCCGACTACAGCGACGTGATCATGGGGTCGGCGGTGAAGTACATCAACGAGGGGACCTACGAGGTCGCCGAGGCCGTCGTCCAGGATAACTGGTCGGCGGTTCAGGGCGCGAACGTGCTCGGTCTCGAGGAGGACGCCGTCAAGGTCGTCCTCGGCGACACCGTCGGCGACCAGCTCCCCGACGTCGTCACCCAGAACCTCGAGGAGAGCAAGCAGGGAATCATCGACGGCGACATTACGGTTCCGTGTAGCGCCGGCGGCTGCTGA
- a CDS encoding MBL fold metallo-hydrolase: MTVRYDDLAVEWLGYATARVSAGGPVVYTDPGRYGVLDDYWARDGDVVLVTHDHHYDPAGIRSVADADATLVIYEGVEPDRIGRDVEPIEALAADYDVVRVDDEARVDVETDDGTVPVWTVAAHNEPDGPCASDDGTVPHPEGFGCGFLFSVGDRTVLWPGDGDALDALAELDVSVLLANIGGGGIVSDRHAAADLAERMAPDLVVPIHYDAFDDLEADAEAFAADVAARSIPVALDERSVDG; encoded by the coding sequence ATGACCGTCAGATACGACGACCTCGCCGTCGAGTGGCTCGGCTACGCGACCGCCCGCGTCTCCGCCGGCGGCCCGGTGGTGTACACGGACCCCGGTCGATACGGCGTCCTCGACGACTACTGGGCCCGCGACGGCGACGTCGTCCTCGTGACCCACGACCACCACTACGACCCCGCGGGGATCCGCTCCGTCGCCGACGCGGACGCGACGCTCGTGATCTACGAGGGCGTCGAGCCCGACCGGATCGGCCGCGACGTGGAGCCGATCGAGGCGCTCGCAGCCGACTACGACGTGGTCCGCGTCGACGACGAGGCCCGCGTCGATGTCGAGACCGACGACGGGACGGTCCCCGTCTGGACGGTGGCCGCGCACAACGAGCCGGACGGCCCCTGCGCGAGCGACGACGGGACGGTCCCGCACCCGGAGGGCTTCGGCTGCGGTTTCCTGTTCTCCGTCGGGGACCGGACCGTGCTCTGGCCCGGCGACGGCGACGCGCTCGACGCGCTCGCCGAACTCGACGTGAGCGTCCTCCTCGCGAACATCGGCGGCGGCGGGATCGTCTCCGACCGTCACGCCGCCGCGGACCTCGCCGAACGCATGGCTCCGGATCTCGTCGTGCCGATCCACTACGACGCCTTCGACGACCTGGAGGCGGACGCCGAGGCGTTCGCCGCCGACGTCGCCGCCCGATCGATCCCGGTCGCGCTCGACGAGCGGTCCGTCGACGGTTGA
- a CDS encoding GNAT family N-acetyltransferase, translated as MYVRDAKNRDEAWLLDAIERLGLDDVAFRSRDYVIAVDEETGDRAGFGRLRLHRGEDAERIELTGIGVLPEWRGRGVGAHVVERLVDTAAAEGFETVYVLTDQPDYLTQFGFETVDTDALPAALSDRLTEKREFLGGGVVGLRVGIDDFEMPEELREAFKNADAGGSDDGDEGGSEETTESAEDFGIDPETATYKYDTGR; from the coding sequence ATGTACGTCCGCGACGCCAAGAACCGTGACGAGGCGTGGTTACTGGACGCGATCGAGCGGCTCGGGCTCGACGACGTCGCCTTCCGGTCACGGGACTACGTGATCGCGGTCGACGAGGAGACCGGCGACCGGGCCGGCTTCGGTCGGCTCCGACTCCACCGGGGCGAGGACGCGGAACGGATCGAGCTCACCGGGATCGGCGTCCTCCCGGAGTGGCGGGGTCGCGGCGTCGGAGCCCACGTCGTCGAGCGGCTGGTCGACACCGCGGCCGCCGAGGGGTTCGAGACGGTGTACGTGCTCACCGACCAGCCCGACTACCTGACGCAGTTCGGCTTCGAGACGGTCGACACCGACGCCCTCCCGGCGGCGCTCTCGGACCGGCTGACGGAGAAACGCGAGTTCCTCGGCGGCGGCGTGGTCGGCCTCCGCGTCGGCATCGACGACTTCGAGATGCCCGAGGAGCTGCGGGAGGCGTTCAAGAACGCGGACGCCGGCGGCTCCGACGACGGGGACGAGGGCGGATCGGAGGAGACCACCGAGTCCGCCGAGGACTTCGGGATAGACCCGGAGACGGCGACCTACAAGTACGACACCGGCCGGTGA
- a CDS encoding ABC transporter ATP-binding protein, which translates to MTDDTYAVELTSITKRFGDVVANDAVDLALERGSVHAVIGENGAGKTTLMKVLYGLYDPDEGTVNVDGQPRAFDSPRDAIGTGIGMIHQHFQLVDTMTVLQNIVLGHEPSKRGLVDDSSARERVAEICDTYGFSVDEHLDTRVEELGLGIQQHVEIVKSLYRGAETLIFDEPTAVLTPQEIEGLFDVMEELTADGRSIIFITHKLDEAMGAADRITVLRDGAAVGTVEADGTTRNELARMMVGREVLFDVEPRDGSPGDVALSVDGLAVEDERGLRQVRDVSLAVREGEILGIAGVEGNGQQELIEAVTGMRYAENGTVSLFGEEITEASRRDRIESGIAYVPGDRTVEGLVQEYSLVRNALLGNQTIEPYADGSFLDWGAIGDHADRIIEEYDVRPRNPDATAESLSGGNQQKFIVGRELERDLSLLVTAHPTRGVDIGSIEFIHERLREIRDEGVATVLVSSKLDEIKQLSDRIAVMYEGEFVDVVDPEDVTEEDLGLMMAGQTLSGPNTVVVDTEEHA; encoded by the coding sequence ATGACGGACGACACGTACGCGGTCGAACTCACCAGCATCACGAAACGGTTCGGCGACGTCGTCGCCAACGATGCCGTCGACCTGGCCTTGGAGCGTGGGTCGGTCCACGCCGTGATCGGCGAGAACGGCGCGGGGAAGACGACGCTGATGAAGGTCCTGTACGGCCTGTACGATCCCGACGAGGGGACGGTGAACGTCGACGGGCAACCGCGGGCGTTCGACTCCCCGCGGGACGCCATCGGCACCGGGATCGGCATGATCCACCAGCACTTCCAGCTCGTGGACACCATGACGGTCCTCCAGAACATCGTCCTCGGTCACGAACCGTCGAAGCGCGGACTCGTCGACGACAGCAGTGCCCGCGAACGCGTCGCGGAGATCTGCGACACCTACGGCTTCTCGGTCGACGAGCACCTCGACACCAGAGTCGAGGAGCTCGGCTTGGGGATACAACAGCACGTCGAGATCGTCAAGAGCCTCTATCGCGGCGCGGAGACGCTCATCTTCGACGAGCCGACGGCGGTCCTGACGCCACAGGAGATCGAGGGCCTGTTCGACGTGATGGAGGAGCTCACCGCCGACGGCCGGTCGATCATCTTCATCACCCACAAGCTGGACGAGGCGATGGGAGCGGCCGACCGCATCACCGTCCTCAGGGATGGAGCGGCCGTCGGCACGGTCGAGGCCGACGGGACCACGCGGAACGAGCTCGCACGGATGATGGTCGGCCGCGAGGTGCTGTTCGACGTGGAGCCGCGGGACGGATCGCCGGGTGACGTGGCCCTCTCCGTCGACGGCCTCGCCGTCGAGGACGAACGTGGGCTCCGACAGGTCCGGGACGTGAGCCTCGCCGTTCGCGAGGGCGAGATCCTGGGCATCGCCGGCGTGGAAGGGAACGGCCAGCAGGAACTCATCGAGGCCGTCACCGGAATGCGCTACGCCGAGAACGGCACCGTCTCGCTGTTCGGCGAGGAGATCACGGAGGCGAGCCGCCGCGACCGGATCGAGTCCGGCATCGCGTACGTTCCGGGCGACCGGACGGTGGAGGGGCTGGTCCAGGAGTACAGCCTCGTCAGAAACGCGCTGTTGGGAAATCAGACCATCGAGCCGTACGCCGACGGGTCGTTCCTCGACTGGGGCGCGATCGGCGACCACGCCGACCGGATCATCGAGGAGTACGACGTTCGACCGCGGAACCCCGACGCGACCGCCGAGTCGCTCTCGGGCGGCAACCAGCAGAAGTTCATCGTCGGCAGGGAGCTCGAGCGTGACCTGTCGCTGCTCGTGACGGCGCACCCGACGCGGGGCGTCGACATCGGCTCCATCGAGTTCATCCACGAGCGGCTCCGCGAGATACGCGACGAGGGCGTCGCGACCGTGCTCGTCTCCTCGAAGCTCGACGAGATCAAACAGCTCTCCGACCGGATCGCGGTCATGTACGAGGGGGAGTTCGTCGACGTCGTCGATCCCGAGGACGTGACGGAGGAGGACCTGGGTCTCATGATGGCCGGGCAGACGCTGAGCGGACCAAATACCGTCGTCGTCGACACGGAGGAACACGCGTGA
- a CDS encoding nucleoside phosphorylase, with protein sequence MTDEDDAPAAGGSEDPNDEVQYHLEVAAGDVADAVLLPGNPERVDKITALWDDHEEVAAHREYRTATGSYDDAPISVTSTGIGSPSAAIAVEELARVGVDTFIRVGSCGAIQPDMAVGDLVITTGAVRQEGTSDEYVREDYPAAADGEVVSALVAAAERLGYDYHAGITMSADSFYAGQGRPGFEGFEAAGSDALVAELRDANVKNIEMEASAILTIANVYGLRAGAVCSVYANRVTGEFRTEGESRAAETASLAVKLLARMDEVKREAGVDRWHAGLSI encoded by the coding sequence ATGACCGACGAGGACGACGCGCCGGCGGCCGGCGGCAGCGAGGACCCGAACGACGAGGTCCAGTACCACCTCGAGGTCGCCGCGGGCGACGTCGCCGACGCCGTGCTCCTCCCCGGCAACCCCGAGCGGGTCGACAAGATCACCGCGCTGTGGGACGACCACGAGGAGGTCGCCGCCCACCGCGAGTACCGCACCGCGACCGGGAGCTACGACGACGCGCCGATCTCGGTGACCTCCACCGGGATCGGCTCGCCGTCCGCCGCCATCGCGGTCGAGGAACTGGCGCGCGTCGGCGTCGACACGTTCATCCGGGTCGGCTCCTGCGGCGCGATCCAGCCGGACATGGCCGTCGGCGACCTGGTGATCACGACCGGCGCGGTCCGCCAGGAGGGGACGAGCGACGAGTACGTCCGCGAGGACTACCCGGCGGCCGCCGACGGGGAGGTCGTCTCCGCGCTCGTCGCCGCCGCCGAGCGGCTCGGCTACGACTACCACGCCGGGATCACGATGAGCGCGGACTCGTTTTACGCCGGACAGGGTCGACCGGGCTTCGAGGGGTTCGAGGCCGCCGGCTCCGACGCGCTGGTCGCCGAACTCCGGGACGCGAACGTGAAGAACATCGAGATGGAGGCCTCCGCGATCCTGACGATCGCGAACGTGTACGGCCTGCGGGCGGGCGCGGTGTGTTCGGTGTACGCCAACCGGGTCACCGGCGAGTTCCGGACCGAGGGGGAGTCGCGGGCGGCCGAGACCGCGAGCCTCGCCGTGAAGCTGCTCGCGCGCATGGACGAGGTCAAACGCGAGGCCGGGGTCGACCGCTGGCACGCCGGGCTCTCGATCTGA
- a CDS encoding ABC transporter permease, whose amino-acid sequence MTRLGDLFDGGRVLPGSLVVLAIALAAFLFADVPGSELVTVGALERALQAATPIALAAIGGLYAEKSGVFNIGLEGFMIFGALLGAVSAWVTSGSDPVTQGDLWIGLVTAAVVCGLMAVVFAVLLIRYEAEQIVAGLAMWFIGLGFGPFIATVVWGGVSSPSLPNIDNVAVPILSEVPVLGRLFFDASPLVILTIVLTVVAWVVLFRTRYGYWVQAAGENPEALDTAGVDVNRVRYVTVIFSGVMAGLGGAVLSIGIGSGFTGTGVTMVDGRGWIAIVAYLFGNYNPLGAYGASLLFGAMDMLQIQLQTIGISLPGSITGLFPYVAVLVVLAVVGYTRVPAAVGEPYDEGD is encoded by the coding sequence ATGACCCGTCTCGGTGACCTGTTTGACGGCGGGCGCGTCCTCCCCGGCAGTCTCGTCGTCCTCGCGATCGCCCTGGCGGCGTTCCTCTTCGCCGACGTACCGGGGTCGGAGCTCGTGACGGTCGGAGCGCTCGAACGCGCGCTCCAGGCCGCGACGCCCATCGCGCTGGCCGCCATCGGCGGTCTCTACGCCGAGAAGAGCGGCGTGTTCAACATCGGCCTGGAAGGGTTCATGATATTCGGCGCGCTGCTCGGTGCCGTCTCGGCGTGGGTGACGTCCGGAAGCGACCCCGTCACGCAGGGCGACCTCTGGATCGGACTGGTGACGGCCGCGGTCGTCTGCGGGCTGATGGCGGTCGTCTTCGCCGTCCTGCTCATCCGATACGAGGCGGAGCAGATCGTCGCCGGCCTGGCGATGTGGTTCATCGGTCTCGGGTTCGGGCCGTTCATCGCCACCGTCGTCTGGGGTGGAGTCTCCAGCCCGTCGCTTCCGAACATCGACAACGTGGCGGTGCCGATCCTCTCCGAGGTTCCGGTCCTCGGTCGATTGTTTTTCGACGCCTCGCCGCTCGTGATCCTCACCATCGTCCTGACCGTCGTCGCCTGGGTCGTGCTGTTCCGCACCCGCTACGGCTACTGGGTTCAGGCCGCCGGCGAGAACCCCGAAGCGCTCGATACGGCCGGAGTCGACGTGAACCGTGTCCGCTACGTGACCGTGATCTTCTCGGGCGTCATGGCGGGTCTCGGCGGGGCCGTCCTGTCGATCGGCATCGGCAGCGGATTCACCGGGACCGGCGTCACGATGGTCGACGGCCGCGGCTGGATCGCTATCGTCGCGTACCTGTTCGGGAACTACAACCCGCTCGGTGCCTACGGCGCGTCGCTCCTGTTCGGCGCGATGGACATGCTCCAGATCCAGCTCCAGACCATCGGCATCTCGCTGCCCGGAAGCATCACCGGACTCTTCCCGTACGTCGCGGTGCTCGTCGTCCTCGCCGTGGTCGGGTACACGCGCGTGCCCGCCGCGGTCGGGGAGCCGTACGACGAGGGAGACTGA
- the ligA gene encoding ATP-dependent DNA ligase LigA, which produces MEFAAFAERMEELEAEPADLETTAIVADLLVDAGDDLETVTRFLLGRTYPAHDDRTLDIGPASCREAIARAAGPNVTADDVEARLAERGEIGAVAAGFDFGGQRGLSAFGGGSDPPSVAEVDGTLRELAAATGEGSESRKVDALFGLFNRCDPAEAKTLARLVLGEMRVGVGEGTVRDAVAEAFLAEPDDTDDEAEDTTTAPAEGDEEPANAADEDDEDDADDEDDADDEDAANRATDEARAAVERALQVTNDYGRVARLAREEGLEGLNAERIRVGRPVQAMLAQAGTAADAVESFGEVAVETKFDGARVQVHYAPGPDGFGPRLYSRNMDDVTEALPEIVEYVADRVDAPVVLDGEVVAVDDDGSPLPFQEVLRRFRRKHDVDRMREAVTCRLHAFDCLLAGGDTERADADDGDDAPEDPEELLQQPLRARHDRLVEVLPDAAADLRVVDDAAAVARIESAALEAGHEGVMLKNPASAYTPGDRGRDWLKRKPDVETLDAVVVGAEWGEGRRAELFGTFLLAVRDGDGYEPIGKVATGLSDEELEELTERLEPHVVAESGTDLRIRPEVVLEVGYEEIQTSPTYGSGYALRFPRFVGVREDKSVEDVDALERVARLADGGSEAGDDAE; this is translated from the coding sequence ATGGAGTTCGCCGCGTTCGCCGAGCGGATGGAGGAACTGGAGGCCGAGCCGGCCGACCTCGAGACGACGGCGATCGTCGCGGACCTGCTCGTCGACGCCGGCGACGACCTCGAGACCGTGACCCGCTTCCTGCTCGGGCGGACGTACCCCGCACACGACGACCGTACCCTCGATATCGGCCCCGCCTCGTGTCGGGAGGCCATCGCCCGCGCGGCCGGCCCGAACGTCACCGCCGACGACGTGGAGGCGCGGCTCGCCGAGCGCGGGGAGATCGGCGCGGTCGCCGCCGGCTTCGACTTCGGCGGCCAGCGGGGGCTCTCGGCGTTCGGCGGCGGGAGCGACCCGCCCTCGGTCGCGGAGGTGGACGGGACGCTCCGCGAGCTCGCGGCCGCGACGGGCGAGGGGAGCGAGTCCCGGAAGGTCGACGCGCTGTTCGGGCTGTTCAACCGGTGTGACCCGGCGGAGGCGAAGACGCTCGCGCGGCTGGTGCTCGGCGAGATGCGGGTCGGCGTCGGCGAGGGCACCGTGCGGGACGCGGTCGCCGAAGCGTTCCTCGCGGAGCCCGACGACACGGACGACGAGGCGGAGGACACGACGACCGCGCCCGCCGAAGGGGACGAGGAACCGGCGAACGCGGCCGATGAAGACGACGAGGACGACGCGGACGACGAGGATGACGCGGACGACGAGGACGCCGCGAATCGAGCGACCGACGAGGCGCGCGCGGCCGTCGAGCGCGCCCTCCAGGTGACGAACGACTACGGCCGGGTCGCGCGTCTCGCCCGCGAGGAGGGGCTCGAGGGGCTGAACGCCGAGCGGATCCGGGTCGGCAGGCCGGTCCAGGCGATGCTGGCGCAGGCGGGGACCGCGGCCGACGCGGTCGAGTCGTTCGGGGAGGTCGCCGTCGAGACGAAGTTCGACGGCGCGCGCGTCCAGGTCCACTACGCGCCGGGGCCCGACGGCTTCGGGCCGCGGCTCTACTCGCGGAACATGGACGACGTGACGGAGGCCCTTCCGGAGATCGTCGAGTACGTGGCGGACCGCGTCGACGCCCCGGTCGTCCTCGACGGGGAGGTCGTCGCCGTCGACGACGACGGCTCGCCGCTCCCGTTCCAGGAGGTGCTCCGCCGGTTCCGCCGGAAACACGACGTGGACCGGATGCGCGAGGCGGTGACCTGCCGGCTCCACGCGTTCGACTGCCTGCTCGCGGGCGGTGACACCGAGCGCGCGGACGCGGACGACGGCGACGACGCCCCCGAGGACCCCGAGGAGCTCCTCCAGCAGCCCCTTCGTGCCCGGCACGACCGGCTCGTCGAGGTCCTCCCCGACGCGGCGGCGGACCTGCGGGTCGTCGACGACGCGGCGGCGGTCGCCCGGATCGAGTCGGCGGCCCTCGAGGCGGGCCACGAGGGCGTCATGCTGAAGAACCCGGCGTCGGCGTACACGCCCGGCGACCGCGGGCGCGACTGGCTGAAACGGAAGCCGGACGTCGAGACGCTCGACGCGGTCGTCGTCGGCGCGGAGTGGGGCGAGGGTCGCCGCGCGGAGCTGTTCGGGACGTTCCTGCTCGCGGTCCGCGACGGCGACGGCTACGAGCCGATCGGGAAGGTCGCGACGGGCCTCTCCGACGAGGAGCTCGAGGAGCTCACGGAGCGGCTGGAGCCGCACGTCGTCGCCGAGTCGGGAACCGACCTCCGGATCCGGCCCGAGGTCGTCCTCGAGGTCGGCTACGAGGAGATCCAGACGTCCCCGACGTACGGCTCCGGCTACGCGCTCCGGTTCCCCCGGTTCGTCGGCGTCCGCGAGGACAAGTCCGTCGAGGACGTCGACGCCCTCGAACGGGTCGCGCGGCTCGCGGACGGCGGCAGCGAGGCCGGCGACGACGCCGAGTGA